aaTGTAACACTCACGTTGATGAAGGGCtttatgtttcatttgttttattgatgtttttaggTCTTGTATctctattttgtatttgttttatttaccgctggtgtacagcactttgtttctttAGGTGGTGATGTATACAAATACACTTAACGTGCTGAATTAGCCCTAAGCTTCAGTTGTGAGCATGAGTTTGGGAACGTACAGTTCTCaatcatccaggtcatagtcttCTTCAGCATTAACTGTatgttcattttgcattttaaatctTGCCGAGTTGCTGTTTACTTTCACGTTATTTTCTAAGAGAAATGGTCTTATCcaaattgttcatttttttgCGACATGTAAGGGCTTCTCCCCTTTATCTATCCCTCCCCCCCTTTATTTTGTCAGCGTGTCTTACCATCTCTTCCACCCCCTCAGATTGTTGGCAGGAGTAgcctatcacacacacaccttaggTGTGTAGATTAGCtgtgctgcactgcactgtgaaCACAGTAGTGGGCTGGCTGCAAGTATTTAAAATGCTAATAGGGCAACACTGGGGCCGGCTCCGGCAGTCTCTCACCTGCTGTGGTGGCtgtcactgtactgtatgtgcataagtgtgtgtgtgtgtgtgtgtgtgtgtataggtgcACTCAAAGAGGGGAGAGAGCTGAAAACTAAGGCCACCTCGTTTCAGGACAATTTAGCATGTTTGCATAAGGTAAACAAAATAAACGGATGCATTTGGCTGCACAGTTTGTAGAGGCATGAAATAATTTAACTCTAAAATCTCTGAACATGTTGCTAATTAACGCTGAAATATAACTCTTTGGCCTCGTCTACCACCACATTCACCTTTCTCAAGTGTAAGTTGATTGTGTTCTCTAGTATAACCAGTTTCTCAAATACTCCAAATGTGAGTTTGTGCGGAGGAAAATATTCATTTGTTCTTGCTCTTAATTGTGTACATACACATAAGGCACAGTTTGATCAAGTGGGCCggataatagcataataacgtATAAAGAGATTTCAGATTTAATAAAGTAtcttcttttttacaaaacaaacctcaaatgtcttgagaaaaacaagtttacacatgtgcattacaactaaACAGGCACAGCATATTAAGTCAAAAAATTATTCATCAtgcgggccagattggaccctctggtgggccggttctggcccgcgggctgTACGTTTGAAACCCTGCTATGAGTTATCATAATAGAGCACTGGTTCAATAGGTTTCTCCAgcatttgtgatgttttattattattattattattattattgttgttgttgtttagaaTAGATCTGAGCagataaaaacatgttgtggtacagtatatacatttgtCCTCTGAAGTCTGAAAAGTAAAGTGAAAAATGCATTGAGGTAGACTGTTCAAAAATCTGTTAAATACTATGTAAATGGAATAGCACCCTTGTTCCCCTATACAGTAGGTGCCACAGTCACAGTACACGGCTTTGTTATGGAGTGTTTCTCAGTATTTAAATGGCAGACGCACACTTGGAGctcacaaagagacagaaaacaacaacaacactgtttcAGACGGCACATTATTTGTACTGGACGCTGGCATACTCCGTCGACTCGCACTCGTGGACCCACACTCTGTCAGAGCCACTGGGGTGAATAATGTCAGCATAGATGACATCGCCAGTGTTAACggcctaaaacacacacacacagacacacacatttccattaaCGTTCAAAGTGGACAGAAGATGTTGCTGCTCTGTATGCTGATGCGAGCATTGACTTACATAGCAGGTACTGGACTGGGCAGAACAGGACTCATTGTGCTGTTGGCCGTCTAAAATGAGAATGTGCACAAATTCAACAAACTGCATTGCAAGATCTCTCATTGACATGTTCAGTTGAGTTTGTTTAGAGGTCAGATTATTACAGTAGGGCTATATTTATAGGTTAGATGTACACAGAGGGCGCACAAGCACATCACCTGTCCACTGTGGTGATGTCTAACCAGAAATACTAATATCTACTCGCTAATCTTATAGTGTATGAGGAAAGAGCCACTAGTCATGATTATACTCACTTACTGAGAGTGTGCTGcacttttaaatacacacagaccAACCAAAGTGTCTCAGACACTAACAGGAGCATCAATGCACATAGAAAATAACACTTGCCCACACATGATTACCGTCCTTGCCTGTTCCTGGGAACCGAGGTCATCTTTCCCAGCTGCTCAGATAACCCTTAAGGCTCAAACACCAACTATAAACCGTACGAACTTTCTCATCAGAGCCATCGTTGACCTGCCTCTGAGCTGTTGTCCATCTTGACTCTCTCTTTGCAAAGAATAAACCGCGCTTCAACAATCAACTTTGATTCCACTTTATTTCTTCATCAGACACCTTGCGACAATTTTTGCTTGGCGTCAGAAGCGGGATCCCTCGAGTGATCGTCTAGAGACGGAACCAGACGGCGGCCGCGCATCTTGAGACCAAAATCATCTCAACCTCCAACCTCACTGATTGAGAGATGACGGAGGAGATGACGTCACTTCACAGGTacgaaaaaacacaaagcaatcGGGGGAGCTttacaggtccagtgtgtaaaaataacatCGCATACTGGGCGGATGTGGTTCTTCTTtgcttccacttcaaaacatACACACTCTTGGGtgatttgtccattcaggctgctgtagaaacatggcgctGCAAAAATGGCGGCCTGCTCAAACCGAGGCCCTTGCCTTAAGTGAACAAGTAAACAGCCTCTGACGTCAAGGATGCGTCAATTATTAAGTGTCTATTGGACAAGGTGACAGTTCCATAACAACCAATCCTATTGATGTCCAGTACCAAACAATACTACAGTATACAAGCAATGATGAGACAAATATTAACAATCAGAgtgataaactgtgtgtgtgtagtatatgaatgtcacacactgcaTTGCTAAAGTATTTTGTAACTAAACAGGGACACTTGTGAAACATTTACCCTCACCACTCTATATTTGGGAACAGTGAGTACAGAGCATCCCAAGTACAGTTGTGTAAAGTGTCATGTGTGGACACTTACTGAGAAATGAGTGTGATTGTCTATGCACAGAGATTTCACCAGATTTGCGGAAGTTTAAAACAACTTACTTGTTCttgttctccttctcctccttgcAAACACCGCAACTGCCACTGTCAAAGCCACACAGGCTACAACCCCCACCACGGCCCCGATCGTGTCCCGGTTGTAACCTGTAACATCAAATTATGTTCATTTTGAAGTGTAGTTTCAGATTCACCACTATCCTTGAAAATGTTGGAAGCACCAATACCAGCCTGTGATATTATACCTTGATATTCTGTTTCTATTTCATAAATCAGGCCTCTTCCTTTCCCTGTAACGGctacaaagaaacaaatgttattCATTGATCTGCAGTGAGCAAACAGAGGATCAGTTATGAACAGACCTGAGGCTCGGACTTGCAGCTCCACTGAAGTGAAAACCTTTCTAGCCACAGTGGCCTGGCAcctaaatgtcatgttttcaggaCTCTGATAAGTGACAGTCAGAGTTATATCACAAGACGAACGCTGCATTATGTGATGCTGGGAGTCTGCTTGTATCTCAGCGCCAGCTTCATCCACCCACATCAGACTGACCCTCTTACGCAGCTTCGTTAGGCAATACCTCTTCTCCACAACGCTGAGGAAAACACACTGCAGGGATACAGTTTTGGCAGGTGTGAGGTTTATCACAGGAGCAGCTGAGTGGGATCAAAGAGGGACAAAACAATTTCTTATTATCGAGGGAAATGTATTCAGTATTCGGTAAAGACGTGAATCTAAATAGCACTCACTGTTGTAAAGAGAGAAGTCGTTTGTCCTTTTTTGGCAGCGATGACGTCCAACATCCTCTGCTGTGATATCTTGGATTTGGAAATTACATTTATCCTCCTCGGTTTCAGCCGTCTGGAGCTCCCCATTACTGACTATGCCAATGTATTCACCATCCAATGTGTCGATCTGCCATATATGAAAGCACACTAAGTCTCCTTCACATGGAACTGCAATATCGTAAGCCCTGACTGCAGATATCAGACCATCCTCTGCGGCCAcacctgtaaaaacacaataaagagGTCAAGATTGTTCTCAAATACGTTTAAGAAAAGAGTATAAACGTAAACTCTTGCCTGTTGTGATTAGAGggagtagcagcagcagcagcagcagtctctTCGCAACACGGACAAATCCAGCCATCCTGTTTGCAAACTCACTGTGAAAAGGTTTGTAGACGTTCCACTGCCATTACTACATTAGTCGAGTGCAACGTGACTTCCTGTGTATGTCACTGAAATTGTCTGATTATCACAgagtttcacacaaacacatggagcgctgcttttttttttgaagcttAGAAACCAATAAAGACATTCAAGGTCATTTGGGACATTTCTAACACACTCGAATAAATTACAAATTAACGCTGCAGTTGATTTAAATATTTCTCCTCTTTATGAATCAGCATGTTctccaaaataaaagacatcCACATTCTTCAATACATAGTTCAATTATAGTTGACATATGTGTTGTCACGTGTGATTCCGGTGAATAAAAGAGTCAACCTTTGACCTGGGTTTACATTTTAACTATAGTGTCAATGATTAATGATTCGTGTTTCATGCTGTGGTAGGTGGATGTTTGATCAGGGCAGTTTGTTGTTTAGGAaatcattttagacattttagaGTAGTTTTTTATTACTGAACCTGACACCATGGACAAAAACTGACTTTACTTTGTGCTCACAAGTTAACACTGGGAACCTCAGTGAGATGTTGCTACAGTTACACCTGCTTATCAGCAGATGGCGCTCATGTTGAGTCCTTCAAAATGACACTAACGCTTCCTTCAGTGTCTTTattgtggacattttgagaCTGAACAAATTAAGATTGTGGTCAGagtccacaaaaacacaaagagtttAAAGCCTTCAGATGTCTGTCCGTTGAACTACATGCACATCAACCAAGGTTCATGTAAAGTATGGATAAAGTGCACTGTGTAATTATGTGAACGTGTCAATTATTATACAACCTCTCCCATGATGATACATCATAACGTACGTCACAATAACGTGACCTGAGAGGACACCAGAAATGGGAA
The sequence above is drawn from the Solea senegalensis isolate Sse05_10M linkage group LG17, IFAPA_SoseM_1, whole genome shotgun sequence genome and encodes:
- the LOC122783648 gene encoding uncharacterized protein LOC122783648 isoform X2 — translated: MAGFVRVAKRLLLLLLLLPLITTGVAAEDGLISAVRAYDIAVPCEGDLVCFHIWQIDTLDGEYIGIVSNGELQTAETEEDKCNFQIQDITAEDVGRHRCQKRTNDFSLYNTAPVINLTPAKTVSLQCVFLSVVEKRYCLTKLRKRVSLMWVDEAGAEIQADSQHHIMQRSSCDITLTVTYQSPENMTFRCQATVARKVFTSVELQVRASAVTGKGRGLIYEIETEYQGYNRDTIGAVVGVVACVALTVAVAVFARRRRRTRTNGQQHNESCSAQSSTCYAVNTGDVIYADIIHPSGSDRVWVHECESTEYASVQYK
- the LOC122783648 gene encoding uncharacterized protein LOC122783648 isoform X1, with translation MAGFVRVAKRLLLLLLLLPLITTGVAAEDGLISAVRAYDIAVPCEGDLVCFHIWQIDTLDGEYIGIVSNGELQTAETEEDKCNFQIQDITAEDVGRHRCQKRTNDFSLYNTAPVINLTPAKTVSLQCVFLSVVEKRYCLTKLRKRVSLMWVDEAGAEIQADSQHHIMQRSSCDITLTVTYQSPENMTFRCQATVARKVFTSVELQVRASGLFITDPLFAHCRSMNNICFFVAVTGKGRGLIYEIETEYQGYNRDTIGAVVGVVACVALTVAVAVFARRRRRTRTNGQQHNESCSAQSSTCYAVNTGDVIYADIIHPSGSDRVWVHECESTEYASVQYK